A stretch of the Streptomyces sp. NBC_01428 genome encodes the following:
- a CDS encoding LamG domain-containing protein has translation MVAGCATALLAGAAGTANAVDNLPPKQPLVKDLQTGGKACATGDDTVYVDAAPTLSAVLYDPEEDDLPAEANRVKGTFEAWWTDSAGVEQRRAFTTAEGMSGGQRSWPMPTDIPANTVVSWHVRADDGKATSAWSDAGDGSVCSFVRDDVSPERPVVTSSDYPEEQIQDGVGVYGSFTLDSPSPDVVGYRYNFIGEPYAIARPDEMGGPATIRFLPVRSGTDYLTVQAIDRSSRVSTTTTYWIRVKSGRAAVGHWKLDDPAGSRSAAAETGTAARAGTGVTFGGPAPSGTEATATVSLDGTGHGFLTPDAPATDLRKSFAVSAWARPAETGRTMTVASQDAAGKPGFTLGLRAEDSGPAWSFAIGGTRITGGAPETGEWAHVLGLYDAETGKARLYVNGHEVGTAADATPTEASGAFQIGRARGTAGYRDRWHGEVGDVRVHDRVVVPDEVTELAQRKPKLLGHWSLENATDSASPEGSGGAPLRIGGGATVYRASDGSCLPEVDPDCPYVPPALVGDGHLSLDGETGYAAADGPIVDTGDSFSLGVVVRLTDSAPSHPMTVLSQAGEHTDAFKVRYQPSDHAWQLVMPVRDEPGAPEKVVARLAGADGGEGQGHQLTVVYDDGTDTIRLYLDGYTTADATASLPDGWHSTGALQIGRGKVDGGWGEYLHADVDEVQAYAGALSGGQVLQLGLGAGTGP, from the coding sequence AGCGCGGTGTTGTACGACCCGGAGGAGGACGACCTGCCCGCAGAGGCCAACCGGGTCAAGGGGACCTTCGAGGCTTGGTGGACGGACTCGGCCGGTGTCGAGCAGCGCCGTGCGTTCACCACCGCCGAAGGCATGTCCGGGGGACAGCGAAGCTGGCCCATGCCGACCGACATCCCGGCGAACACCGTCGTCTCGTGGCACGTCCGCGCCGACGACGGAAAGGCGACCTCGGCGTGGAGCGACGCGGGCGACGGCTCGGTCTGCTCGTTCGTCCGCGACGACGTGAGTCCGGAGCGGCCGGTCGTCACCTCGTCGGACTATCCGGAGGAACAGATCCAGGACGGCGTCGGTGTCTACGGCTCGTTCACCCTGGACTCCCCCTCCCCGGACGTGGTCGGGTATCGCTACAACTTCATCGGCGAGCCGTACGCGATCGCGCGTCCGGACGAGATGGGCGGCCCCGCCACCATCCGCTTCCTGCCTGTGAGGAGTGGCACGGACTACCTCACCGTCCAGGCGATCGACCGGTCCAGCCGTGTCAGCACCACGACCACGTACTGGATCCGTGTGAAGTCAGGGCGTGCAGCTGTCGGTCACTGGAAGCTCGACGACCCGGCCGGCTCCCGCTCCGCCGCGGCAGAGACGGGCACCGCGGCCCGCGCGGGCACCGGCGTGACCTTCGGCGGCCCGGCCCCCTCGGGCACGGAGGCAACCGCCACCGTGAGCCTCGACGGCACCGGCCACGGCTTCCTCACCCCGGACGCCCCGGCCACCGACCTCCGCAAGTCCTTCGCCGTGAGCGCCTGGGCGCGCCCCGCCGAGACCGGCCGCACGATGACGGTCGCCAGCCAGGACGCGGCCGGGAAGCCGGGCTTCACCCTCGGCCTCCGGGCCGAGGACTCCGGCCCCGCCTGGTCCTTCGCGATCGGCGGCACCCGGATCACGGGCGGAGCGCCCGAGACCGGTGAATGGGCTCACGTACTGGGCCTGTACGACGCGGAGACCGGCAAGGCGCGGCTCTACGTCAACGGCCACGAGGTCGGCACCGCGGCGGACGCGACGCCCACCGAGGCGTCCGGTGCCTTCCAGATCGGCCGCGCCCGGGGCACCGCCGGCTACCGCGACCGGTGGCACGGCGAGGTCGGCGACGTCCGGGTCCACGACCGGGTCGTGGTGCCGGACGAGGTGACCGAACTGGCGCAGCGCAAGCCGAAACTGCTCGGTCACTGGTCGCTGGAGAACGCGACGGACAGCGCGAGCCCTGAGGGCTCCGGAGGTGCGCCGCTGCGGATCGGTGGCGGCGCGACCGTCTACCGCGCCTCCGACGGCTCCTGCCTCCCCGAGGTGGACCCCGACTGCCCGTACGTGCCGCCGGCGCTGGTCGGCGACGGACACCTGAGCCTGGACGGCGAGACCGGTTACGCCGCCGCCGACGGGCCGATCGTGGACACCGGGGACAGCTTCAGTCTCGGAGTCGTCGTGCGCCTGACCGACTCCGCGCCCTCCCACCCGATGACCGTGCTCTCGCAGGCCGGTGAGCACACCGATGCCTTCAAGGTGCGGTACCAGCCCTCCGACCACGCCTGGCAGCTCGTGATGCCCGTGAGGGACGAGCCCGGAGCACCCGAGAAGGTGGTGGCCCGGCTCGCGGGCGCGGACGGCGGCGAGGGCCAGGGCCACCAGCTGACCGTGGTCTACGACGACGGGACCGACACGATCCGGCTGTACCTCGACGGCTACACCACCGCCGACGCGACCGCGAGTCTTCCGGACGGCTGGCACAGCACCGGCGCCCTCCAGATCGGACGGGGCAAGGTCGACGGTGGCTGGGGCGAGTACCTGCACGCAGATGTGGACGAGGTCCAGGCGTACGCCGGGGCTCTGAGTGGCGGGCAGGTCCTCCAGTTGGGCTTGGGTGCGGGCACCGGCCCGTGA